From the genome of Bacteroidia bacterium:
TGGTGAAACACGCCAACAACGGCGGTTATTTGGCGGGTATTTGCAACGGATTTCAAATTTTGTGCGAAGCTGGTTTGTTGCCCGGCGCCCTGCTTCACAACAGCAATCGGAAATTTAATTGCAATAATATTTTCATCACACCACAAAATAAAGAAACCGTTCTGACACGAAATATTCCCGAAAACAAAGCCTTGAAAACCCCCATTGCACATGGTGAAGGTCGTTTTTACGCAGATACTGAAACCTTGCAAAAATTAAATGCCAACAATCAAATTTTATTTCGCTATTGCGATGAAAACGGGCAAATTACGGACGTCGCTAATCCCAATGGTTCTACTGAAAATATTGCCGGAATTTGCAATGCCGGAAAAAATATTTTTGGCATGATGCCTCATCCCGAAAGAGCTGCGGATAGCGAATTAGGCAATACCGACGGAAAATTTATATTCGAATCCATTCTCGATTTGGTTTCCGCTTAAGGACTTCAAAAAAATAATTTTTCAAATGCACTTCGACTTAAAACAAATAGCCAGCGTTAGTATGATTCTCTTTGCAGTGATAGATATTTTAGGATCTATACCTGTTATCATTGATTTACGGAATAAAATGGGGCATATCCATTCCGAAAAAATAACCCTTATTTCTGGCGGAATAATGATTGTTTTTTTATTTCTCGGAGAATCCATTTTAAATCTCATCGGTGTTGATATCCATTCTTTTGCCATTGCCGGAGCCATCATTATTTTTCTGTTAGGCATCGAAATGATTTTGGGAATTCGCATTTACAAAGATGATGCTCCTGGCGTTGCAAGTGTTGTTCCTCTTGCATTTCCGCTAATTGCCGGAACTGGAACCATGACGACTTTACTTACTTTAAAAGCACAATTTAGCACCGAAAATATAATCGCAGGAATTCTGATCAATCTTGTTTTTGTATATGCAGTCCTTAAAACTACCGGACGTTTGGAACGAATTTTAGGTCCAGGTGGAATTGCCATTTTGCGAAAAGTTTTCGGAATTGTTTTGTTGGCAATTGCCATTAAGCTTTTTGCGACCAATGCAGGATTGAAAATATAAACATTATTTTTTTGCGCTGAATTTTTAATTTGTATTTTTGACAAAACATAAACTCCTTTAACATGACTTCTATTATTCTCCAAGCAGTTGTTGTCGCCTTTAAAAGCCCAAGTGCAACTATTATTGATTCTATCATTCTAAAAACACACATAATTGTTGTAACAATTTTCTTCCTTATTTATCTCGTGAAAACTTTTTTATTGCTCAGCAACGCGAAAGAAAAGTTGGCAGTTTTTTCTAAAAGAACAAAAATTTTAGAAATGATTGTTAGCGTTCTTTTCCTTGTTACAGGCGGAATTTTATTGGTTTCGCTTCCGCAGATAAATACCTTCATGATTCTGAAATTGGTAGCCGTTTTTGCTGCTATTCCATTGGCAATTGTTGGTTATAAAAAAGGAAACAAAGTATTAGCAACACTTGCTTTTTTATTAGTTGTAGCCGCTTATGGTTTAGCCGAAATGAGCGCGAAACCTGCTGTTGTAGCCACCACAGCTGTTGATGGAAAAGCACTTTACACAAACAATTGCGTTTCGTGTCATGGCAATGATGGTAAAAAAGGCGCGATGGGCGCAGCCGATTTATCAACACTTCAAGCGGATAATGCGACAATCATCAATACCATTAAAAATGGAAAAAATGCCATGCCGGCTTTCGGAGCATTATCTGACGCACAAATCAAAGCTCTTGCCGATTACACAACTTCCCTAAAAAAATAATTTACGTACTTTGTTCGATACCGCAGTACAACAGGAAACAGCCGTTCTCGTAGGATTAATTAACAGCGAACAGAACGAAATTCAAGTACAAGAATATCTGGAAGAGCTTGCTTTTCTGATAGAAACTGCGGGCGTAAAACCACTCAAAAAATTTACACAACGTTTATCAAAACCCGATCCGCGCACATTTATCGGTTCTGGTAAAACCGCGCAAATAAAAGAATACGTTATAGAAAATAAAGTAAGTTTAGTTGTTTTTGATGATGAACTTTCGCCTTCTCAACAACGAAATTTAGAAAAAGAATTGGTCTGTAAAGTACTCGACAGAAACCGAATTATTCTCGATATTTTCGCAGCACGCGCACGCACTGCACACGCCAAAACACAAGTAGAATTGGCTTTTTATCAATACATGTTACCGCGTTTAACTGGTATGTGGACACATTTGGAACGCCAGCGTGGAAGCACTGGAACACGCAGTGGCGCTGGAGAAAAAGAAATTGAAACCGATCGTCGGATTGTACGCGATAAAATTTCGCAACTGAAGGAAGAGCTTTCTGCCATTGATCGGCAGATGACAACGCAACGAAAAAACAGAGGTGAATTAATTCGCGTGGCGTTAGTAGGATACACCAACGTGGGCAAATCCACGATTATGAATATGCTTTCTAAATCGGATGTGTTTGCCGAAAATAAATTGTTTGCAACGCTCGATACAACCGTTCGAAAAGTAGTGATTGAAAATTTACCCTTTTTGCTTTCCGACACGGTAGGCTTTATTCGCAAGCTGCCCACGCATTTGGTGGAATCGTTTAAATCGACTTTGGATGAAGTGCGCGAAGCCGATTTATTAATTCACGTCGTGGATATTTCGCATCCGCAATTTGAAGATCAAATTAAAGTGGTTACGCAAACGCTTACAGATATTGGCGCAGGCGACAAAGCAACTATTTTAGTGTTCAACAAAATAGATGCGTATCATTTTATCGAAAAAGACGAAGACGATTTATTGCCTGCCACCAGAGAAAATATGAGTTTGGAGCAATTGAAAAAAACGTGGATGGGAAATTTGAATGGTTCTTGTCTTTTTATTTCGGCTATGAACAAACAAAACTTGGAAGAGATGCGCCAAACGCTGTATTCAACCGTAAAAGAGTTGCATCAAAAAAGATATCCTTATAATAAATTTTTGTATTGAAATAAAAGAATTGGTTCGAAAAATTATTTTTTTGAAGACGATTTTCAGATGAAAATAATATCTAAAATCGTATTCGGAGAAGCAAGATGAATGGTTTGCAAACCAATTGTTTCAGCAGCTTTTACGTTGATTAATAAATCGTCTATAAATAAAGTTTCCTGCGCCAGAATTTTTTTTTCACGTAATACGTACTCATAAATTTCTGTATCGGGTTTTCGCATTTTTATTTCATAAGAAAAATATTCTTTTTCGAAAACATTTGACAAATCAGCTATTCCGAAAGTTTTTTGCAAATAATTGGAGAAGTAATTAATGTGAATTTCGTTCGTATTACTCAATAAAGACAAGCGATAGCGTGATTTTAATTTTTCGAGTAATTGCAAACGCTTTTCCGGAAAATCAAGTAACATTGCATTCCACGCAGCATCTATTTGTGCATCACTCCAATTTTTATCAGAAATTTTACGCAAGGTATTTCTAAATTCTGCTGCAGAAATTAACCCTTTTTCAAAATCATCAAAAATTTTATCTTGATGAAGTTGTGAATACAAAGCATCAAAATCAGTAATTCCTAATTGCCGAAATGCTTTCTGCGTAAGCGAATAATCAATATTCAACAGCACAACACCTAAATCAAAAATAATATTTTTTACGGAAGAATTTACCTGCATAAACGCGTTTGAAAAATTAATTTTTTGAAGTCAAAATTAAAAATGCTTTTTTTACGCATTGAAAAATTATTTTTTTGACGCACCTAATTGGATAATATCATTTCCTTCGATTACTTTTTTATCGTAGCCTTTTTCCACCACAGCAATCATCGCATCAGACAATTCTTTTAAAGTGCAAAATTTGGTTGGTGACAATTTTCTTCCAATTGGATACATCCAATTTATATATTTGTAAAAGGGATGCGCATTTTTTAATCCTTTTATCGGTTTTATAAATCCGGGACGAAATGCAAATACTTGTCGGAAAGGTAATTTCATCAAATCGTTTTCGGTTTTTCCTTTTACGCGCGCCCACATCATTTTTCCTTTTTCGCTGCTGTCGGTACTTGCTCCCGAAATATAACAAAATGTCATTTCAGGATTTAATTTGCTCAAAGTTTTTGCAACGTTTATCGTTAATGTGTAAGTCAATTTTGTATATGCTTCTTCCTTCATTCCGACAGACGAAACGCCCAAACAGAAAAAGCAAGCGTTGTAACCCGAAAGTTGGTTTTCTATAGCCGTTAAATCAAAAAAATCAGCGTGAATAATTTCCAATAATTTAGGATGCTTTACACCGCAAGGTTTTCGGTTAATAACCAACACTTTTTCTACCTGCGGATTTTGCAAACATACGTGCAATGCGCCTTCGCCAACCATTCCGGTTGCTCCTGTAATAATTGCACTGATTTTTAATGTGTTCATTTTATGTTTTGAAAAATTATTTTTTTGAAAACTATTTTTTATTCCAAAGCGCAAATTGCGACAGTGCCTACTTTGACAATATTTGAAATATAGGTACAATTATAGCCATTAATCCCAAAAAAAAGAGACACATTCCACTCCATAAATACTGGTTCACAATTACAGCTTTATAAACAGGATCGGCATTCGGATTATCTCTTTTTTCTTTTTGCCATAATTTCAAAAAATACACGCCAGCTGCCATAGCAGCAATGCCAACAGGGAATATCCACCAAGGAGGTGTTGGAGTAACATTTACTTCATTCATAACATTTATTTTTTTAGGTTTTGAAAAATTATTTTTTTGAAACTGTTTTTTAGCTCTGATTTCCGTCATTCAAAATTAGAAAAAAGAAGGCTCAAAAAATTATTTTTTTGAACCCCAATTTTGCTTCATCTTTGCGACATGATAAAAATTGCTTTGCTTTCGGATACGCACAATTATTTGGATAAACGTATTTTTAAATACCTCGAACCTTGCGATGAAATATGGCATGCGGGCGATATCGGCACTATTTCTGTTTGCGAAGAATTGGAAAAAATAAAACCTTTAAAAGCCGTTTACGGAAACATTGACGGACAAGATATTCGAAAAAAATATCCGAAAGATTTACGTTTTACTGTCGAAAAAATGGACATTTGGATGACGCACATTGGAGGTTATCCAAACCATTATTCGCCTGATGTGAGAGAAAAAATAAAAATGAATCCGCCCAAAATTTTTATTTGCGGACATTCGCACATTTTAAAAGTAATGTACGATAAACAACTGAATACGCTTTGTTTAAACCCTGGTGCCTGTGGCATGTACGGATTTCACAAAATAAAGACATTGCTTCGTTTTCAGATAGACAATGGCAGTATCCAGCAAATGGAAGTAATTGAATTAGGCGAAAAATAATTTTTTGAAAAAAGCTTGTGTATTAAAAATTCTTTGTATCATTGCATCATAATACTATTGTTACACCCGTACCTGTAGTCAATCAAACAAAAACAAATATCGTTCACACATCAAATTTCACTTATCTTTTGCATTGAAAAACATGCCAATTACCCTCTAATTACTCATTTTATCTATTTTATAGATTTATAAACCAAACCCTAATTTTTCCTCATGTACGACATCCTCGAACTGAACAACAAACTCGTAAACGAATTAAAAGACATTGCCAAAGCATTAAACGTACCGAAATACGAAGCTCTCAAAAAACAAGATTTAATTTATAAAATTTTAGATCAACAAGCACTTTCTGCTCCTGCTGAAACTACTATTGTTCCTGTAATGCCGACGCCGGAGCCTGAAAATACAGCTCCAAAACTTCCGAAACTGGACGATAACAGACATCTTCGTCCGCGCAGACCGAGAACGGAAGAGCCAGAAAATAAAATTGAAAAAATTGTGAAACACGAAGATCAGGCACCTGTTTTTGCAAAAGAACCAGAACTAATTAATGCACCAATAATGCCATCCACAGAAATTTTTACGGAAGAAAAGAAAGAAATAACTCCAGTGGCTCCCACTGAAAATACTACTCTCACACCTACTCCACATACACCGGAAACGGAAGAACAAAAAAGAATTTTTCAAGGAAAAGAAGCGTTGAGACCAGACAGAATCAACGTTCCGTATTCTTTTGATGGTATCATCAACAGCGAAGGCGTGTTGGAAATTATGGCGGATGGTTATGGATTTTTACGTTCGGCAGATTATAATTATTTAAGTTCTCCCGATGATATTTACGTATCGCAATCACAAATAAAATTATTCGGATTAAAAACTGGAGACAATGTTTTCGGAAGTATTCGTCCACCGAAAGAAGGCGAAAAATTTTTCCCGCTCATCAAAGTAGAACATATCAATGGCAGAGAACCCGCATTTGTGCGCGACAGAGTTCCGTTTGATTATTTAACGCCTTTATTTCCGTTTGAAAAATTAAATTTAACAGGACCGAAAAGTTCTATTTCTGCGAGAGTGGTAGACATGTTTACACCGATTGGAAAAGGGCAAAGAGGTTTAATTGTTGCCCAACCGAAAACTGGTAAAACAGTTTTATTGAAAGAAATCGCGAACGCAATTGCAGCCAATCACCCTGAAGTTTATTTGATGATTTTATTGATTGACGAACGTCCTGAAGAGGTGACAGATATGGCAAGAAGCGTGAAAGCAGAAGTAATTGCTTCCACTTTTGATGAGCCTGCCGATCGTCACGTAAAAATCGCCAACATCGTTTTAGAAAAAGCAAAACGAATGGTAGAATGCGGACACGATGTAGTTATTTTATTGGATTCGATTACTCGTTTAGCCCGTGCATACAATACTGTTTCTCCAGCTTCTGGAAAAGTTTTATCGGGCGGTGTGGATGCGAATGCGCTTCACAAACCAAAACGCTTTTTTGGTGCAGCACGTAAAATAGAAGATGGTGGATCATTGACGATTCTTGCGACAGCATTGATTGATACGGGTTCTAAAATGGACGAAGTTATTTTCGAAGAGTTTAAAGGAACCGGAAATATGGAATTGCAATTGGATCGCAAATTGGCGAACAAACGTATTTATCCTTCTATTGATTTGGTGGCTTCCAGCACACGAAGAGATGATTTATTGATTGACAAAGATGCCTTGAAACGTATTTGGATTTTGCGCAATCACTTAGCAGATATGACGCCTTTAGAAGCGATGGAATTCTTGAGAGATCGTATTAAAAACACACAAACCAACGAAGAATTTTTAATTTCTATGAACAGTTAATCATTCGAAAAAATATTTTTTTGAACATGAATTATTACGTCCGAATTGGTATCCTCACCGCATTTATCATTATGATATTTCATTTAGCTGTTTTTTATTCGGGCAGTTTCTATACTTCTATTGGCAGATACGCACTTTTACTCGATTTGCTAATTATGTTACCTGGAATTTTTTGGGGAATAAAATCCAAAAAAGAACGCGATTTAAAACAAAATTATATCCTAAAGGAAGCCATTAAAAGTGGCTTACAAGTAGTAACAGCCGTTAGTTTCACGGTTGCTTTTTTTACGTATATTTTTTTTCTTTTTGAAATTCCTGCCATCCTCACACAAACACAAAATTATTTAGTTTCCGTGGATACACCCGCTGCCAGTATTTCTGGAATATTGACAAATGCACAAAATTATTTTTCACCTTTCCACCAAGCTACCATTTCTTTATTTATGCATTTGATTCCAGGTGTTATCATCAGCGTAATTTTCGCTACTTTATTAGGGCAAAAAAAATAATCAAAAAATTATTTTTCTGAACATTGTTTTGTAATACACGAACGGGGAAAATAATTCCTAAATTCGCCAACAACAAAATTTGCAGCATAATTTGATATGGAATATAATTTCACGGAAGTAGAAAAAAAGTGGCAGGAGTATTGGAAAAAGTATAAAACTTTCGAGACGAAAAATAATTTTTCGCTACCGAAATATTATGTGTTGGATATGTTTCCATATCCGAGCGGAGCTGGTTTGCACGTTGGGCATCCGCTGGGTTATATTGCTTCGGATATTATTGCGCGTTACAAACGTCATAAAGGTTTTAATGTGTTGCATCCAATGGGTTACGATTCTTTCGGTTTACCAGCGGAACAATATGCCATTCAAACGGGACAACATCCTGCAATTACTACCGAAAAAAACATTTCGCGTTATCGCGAACAATTAGATAAAATTGGCTTTTCATTCGATTGGGACAGAGAAGTACGAACTTCTAATCCGAATTATTACAAATGGACGCAGTGGATTTTTATTCAGCTTTTTAATTCGTGGTACAATAAAAAAACAGACAAAGCGGAAAATATTTCTGCGCTTATTTCTGTTTTTGAAAGCGAAGGAAATTCCAATATCAATGCAGCTTGCGAAGAAACAAAAATATTCACGGCAAGTGAATGGAAATCCTTTTCCGAAAAAGAGAAATCATCTATTTTATTAAATTATCGCCTCACGTTTTTGAGCGATACTTGGGTAAATTGGTGTCCGCAACTCGGCACTGTTTTGGCGAACGAAGAAGTAAAAGAAGGAGTTTCTGAACGCGGTGGTTTTCCTGTTGAACGCAAATTAATGAAACAATGGAGCATGCGCATAACTGCTTACGCAGAGCGTTTGTTGAGTGGTTTGGAAAAAATTGATTGGAGTGAAAGTATCAAAGAAGCGCAACGCAATTGGATTGGAAAATCAGAAGGGACATCGTTAAAATTTAAAATTCAGAATTCAGAATCTTTCATTGAAGTTTTCACCACACGTCCTGATACTATTTTCGGAGTGTCCTTCGTAACGCTGGCTCCAGAGCATGAATTGGTTGAAAAAATTACAACGCCCGAACATAAAAAAGCTGTTGACGAATATGTTATTTATGCAAAAAATCGTTCGGAGCGCGAGCGGCAAGCGGACGTTAAAAAAATTAGCGGACAGTTTACTGGCGCGTTTGTGGAGCATCCGTTTACCGGAAAATTAGTTCCGGTTTGGGTAGGCGACTACGTACTTGCGGGTTACGGAACAGGTGCGGTAATGGCTGTTCCTGCGCATGATTCGCGCGATTTCGCATTCGCTAATTATTTTGGTTTGGATAAAATTAAAGTAATTGAACCGCCTAAAAATATCACTCAAAATGAAAACGAAGCTTGGGAAGAAAAATCGGGAACGCTTTTTAATTCTGATTTTTTAAATGGTTTGGATGTAAAAGCGGCTATCAAAAAAGCAATTGAAGAAATTGAAAAAAATAATTTTGGAAAAGGAAAAACAAATTTCCGTTTGCGCGATGCGATTTTTGGCAGACAACGTTATTGGGGCGAACCGATTCCTGTTTATTACAAAGACGGAATTCCGCACGTACTCAGCGAAAGCGAATTGCCGTTGATTTTACCAGAAGTAGATAAATTTTTACCAACCGAAACTGGAGAACCTCCTTTGGCTCGCGCAGAAAAATGGAAATACAAAAACGAATTTCCTTACGAACACAGCACAATGCCGGGTTGGGCGGGAAGTTCTTGGTATTTTTTACGTTACATGGATGCGCATAACGACAAAGAATTTGCTTCTAAAAAAAATATAGATTATTGGCAAAATATAGATTTGTATATGGGCGGTGCCGAACACGCAACCGGACATTTATTGTACGTGCGTTTTTGGTCAAAATTTTTATTTGATTTGGGATTGATTCCTCAAGACGAACCTGCGAAAAAGTTGATTAATCAAGGAATGATTCAAGGATTAAGTATGCTATCTTATTTTTTGAACATTAGTTATTCATATAATAGAGAAGAAACTGAAAATTCTATTAAAACTTCTATTCATAACATCAATAATTTATTGATAGACAAAAATTCTGTAATTTCAGTATATAGTGCTTTTAAGCGCCATATACCAATAGAATATGTAACTTTTGAAGAAGGAAAATATTATTTGACATGTGAAAATTTAGAAAAATTAAAAATCAAATATCAAATGTTTTCAAATGCAAGACTTTTTAATCAAAATGATTTTGATGCTCTTCCAGAAAAAAAAATAAAAGTAAATGAAGAAAAAATTGAACTTTTTTCCGAACCCGAAAAAATGTCCAAATCCAAATTCAATGTAGTAAATCCCGATGATATTTGTGAAAAATACGGAGCAGATTGTTTGCGTTTATACGAAATGTTTTTAGGTCCGCTGGAAATTTCAAAACCTTGGAATACCAACGGAATTAGCGGTGTTTCAAATTTTATTCGGAAACTTTGGAGATTGTATCACAAAGACGAAAAACTGGTGATAAGTGAGGAAGAAGCTACCAAACCCGAA
Proteins encoded in this window:
- a CDS encoding cytochrome c — encoded protein: MTSIILQAVVVAFKSPSATIIDSIILKTHIIVVTIFFLIYLVKTFLLLSNAKEKLAVFSKRTKILEMIVSVLFLVTGGILLVSLPQINTFMILKLVAVFAAIPLAIVGYKKGNKVLATLAFLLVVAAYGLAEMSAKPAVVATTAVDGKALYTNNCVSCHGNDGKKGAMGAADLSTLQADNATIINTIKNGKNAMPAFGALSDAQIKALADYTTSLKK
- a CDS encoding NAD-dependent epimerase/dehydratase family protein; protein product: MNTLKISAIITGATGMVGEGALHVCLQNPQVEKVLVINRKPCGVKHPKLLEIIHADFFDLTAIENQLSGYNACFFCLGVSSVGMKEEAYTKLTYTLTINVAKTLSKLNPEMTFCYISGASTDSSEKGKMMWARVKGKTENDLMKLPFRQVFAFRPGFIKPIKGLKNAHPFYKYINWMYPIGRKLSPTKFCTLKELSDAMIAVVEKGYDKKVIEGNDIIQLGASKK
- the hflX gene encoding GTPase HflX, whose translation is MFDTAVQQETAVLVGLINSEQNEIQVQEYLEELAFLIETAGVKPLKKFTQRLSKPDPRTFIGSGKTAQIKEYVIENKVSLVVFDDELSPSQQRNLEKELVCKVLDRNRIILDIFAARARTAHAKTQVELAFYQYMLPRLTGMWTHLERQRGSTGTRSGAGEKEIETDRRIVRDKISQLKEELSAIDRQMTTQRKNRGELIRVALVGYTNVGKSTIMNMLSKSDVFAENKLFATLDTTVRKVVIENLPFLLSDTVGFIRKLPTHLVESFKSTLDEVREADLLIHVVDISHPQFEDQIKVVTQTLTDIGAGDKATILVFNKIDAYHFIEKDEDDLLPATRENMSLEQLKKTWMGNLNGSCLFISAMNKQNLEEMRQTLYSTVKELHQKRYPYNKFLY
- a CDS encoding DUF4199 family protein, with product MNYYVRIGILTAFIIMIFHLAVFYSGSFYTSIGRYALLLDLLIMLPGIFWGIKSKKERDLKQNYILKEAIKSGLQVVTAVSFTVAFFTYIFFLFEIPAILTQTQNYLVSVDTPAASISGILTNAQNYFSPFHQATISLFMHLIPGVIISVIFATLLGQKK
- a CDS encoding HAD family phosphatase, producing the protein MQVNSSVKNIIFDLGVVLLNIDYSLTQKAFRQLGITDFDALYSQLHQDKIFDDFEKGLISAAEFRNTLRKISDKNWSDAQIDAAWNAMLLDFPEKRLQLLEKLKSRYRLSLLSNTNEIHINYFSNYLQKTFGIADLSNVFEKEYFSYEIKMRKPDTEIYEYVLREKKILAQETLFIDDLLINVKAAETIGLQTIHLASPNTILDIIFI
- a CDS encoding metallophosphoesterase family protein codes for the protein MIKIALLSDTHNYLDKRIFKYLEPCDEIWHAGDIGTISVCEELEKIKPLKAVYGNIDGQDIRKKYPKDLRFTVEKMDIWMTHIGGYPNHYSPDVREKIKMNPPKIFICGHSHILKVMYDKQLNTLCLNPGACGMYGFHKIKTLLRFQIDNGSIQQMEVIELGEK
- the purQ gene encoding phosphoribosylformylglycinamidine synthase subunit PurQ gives rise to the protein MANKFGVVVFPGSNCDQDMLYVLKTVFKQNVVALWHKETSLQGCDFIILPGGFSYGDYLRSGAIARFSPIMEEVVKHANNGGYLAGICNGFQILCEAGLLPGALLHNSNRKFNCNNIFITPQNKETVLTRNIPENKALKTPIAHGEGRFYADTETLQKLNANNQILFRYCDENGQITDVANPNGSTENIAGICNAGKNIFGMMPHPERAADSELGNTDGKFIFESILDLVSA
- a CDS encoding MarC family protein; translation: MHFDLKQIASVSMILFAVIDILGSIPVIIDLRNKMGHIHSEKITLISGGIMIVFLFLGESILNLIGVDIHSFAIAGAIIIFLLGIEMILGIRIYKDDAPGVASVVPLAFPLIAGTGTMTTLLTLKAQFSTENIIAGILINLVFVYAVLKTTGRLERILGPGGIAILRKVFGIVLLAIAIKLFATNAGLKI
- a CDS encoding class I tRNA ligase family protein; amino-acid sequence: MEYNFTEVEKKWQEYWKKYKTFETKNNFSLPKYYVLDMFPYPSGAGLHVGHPLGYIASDIIARYKRHKGFNVLHPMGYDSFGLPAEQYAIQTGQHPAITTEKNISRYREQLDKIGFSFDWDREVRTSNPNYYKWTQWIFIQLFNSWYNKKTDKAENISALISVFESEGNSNINAACEETKIFTASEWKSFSEKEKSSILLNYRLTFLSDTWVNWCPQLGTVLANEEVKEGVSERGGFPVERKLMKQWSMRITAYAERLLSGLEKIDWSESIKEAQRNWIGKSEGTSLKFKIQNSESFIEVFTTRPDTIFGVSFVTLAPEHELVEKITTPEHKKAVDEYVIYAKNRSERERQADVKKISGQFTGAFVEHPFTGKLVPVWVGDYVLAGYGTGAVMAVPAHDSRDFAFANYFGLDKIKVIEPPKNITQNENEAWEEKSGTLFNSDFLNGLDVKAAIKKAIEEIEKNNFGKGKTNFRLRDAIFGRQRYWGEPIPVYYKDGIPHVLSESELPLILPEVDKFLPTETGEPPLARAEKWKYKNEFPYEHSTMPGWAGSSWYFLRYMDAHNDKEFASKKNIDYWQNIDLYMGGAEHATGHLLYVRFWSKFLFDLGLIPQDEPAKKLINQGMIQGLSMLSYFLNISYSYNREETENSIKTSIHNINNLLIDKNSVISVYSAFKRHIPIEYVTFEEGKYYLTCENLEKLKIKYQMFSNARLFNQNDFDALPEKKIKVNEEKIELFSEPEKMSKSKFNVVNPDDICEKYGADCLRLYEMFLGPLEISKPWNTNGISGVSNFIRKLWRLYHKDEKLVISEEEATKPELKTLHKTIKKITEDIERFSFNTSVSNFMICVNELTELKCNKRAILEPLAILISPYAPHVAEEIWNLLGHAESISYATFPEFDEKYLTETSFNYPVSVNGKTRFFTELELSLSKEDIEKEVMAMEQTQKYLEGKSPKKIIIVPNKIVNIVI
- the rho gene encoding transcription termination factor Rho, translating into MYDILELNNKLVNELKDIAKALNVPKYEALKKQDLIYKILDQQALSAPAETTIVPVMPTPEPENTAPKLPKLDDNRHLRPRRPRTEEPENKIEKIVKHEDQAPVFAKEPELINAPIMPSTEIFTEEKKEITPVAPTENTTLTPTPHTPETEEQKRIFQGKEALRPDRINVPYSFDGIINSEGVLEIMADGYGFLRSADYNYLSSPDDIYVSQSQIKLFGLKTGDNVFGSIRPPKEGEKFFPLIKVEHINGREPAFVRDRVPFDYLTPLFPFEKLNLTGPKSSISARVVDMFTPIGKGQRGLIVAQPKTGKTVLLKEIANAIAANHPEVYLMILLIDERPEEVTDMARSVKAEVIASTFDEPADRHVKIANIVLEKAKRMVECGHDVVILLDSITRLARAYNTVSPASGKVLSGGVDANALHKPKRFFGAARKIEDGGSLTILATALIDTGSKMDEVIFEEFKGTGNMELQLDRKLANKRIYPSIDLVASSTRRDDLLIDKDALKRIWILRNHLADMTPLEAMEFLRDRIKNTQTNEEFLISMNS